From the Agromyces laixinhei genome, the window CGGCGGCGCGATCAGCCCGATCGACGGCATCGGCCCCGATGAACTCCGCATCCGCCAGCTCATGCAGCGGCTCGCCGACGCCACCGTGACCGAGGTCATCATCGCCACCGACCCGAATCTCGAGGGTGAGGCGACCGCGACCTACCTCAGCCGACTGCTCTCGACCCTCGAGATCCGCATCACCCGGCTCGCCTCGGGCCTGCCCGTCGGCGGCGATCTCGAGTACGCCGACGAGGTCACCCTCGGACGCGCGTTCGAGGGGCGGCGCGTCGTCGGCTGACGACGCTCGCGCGCGCCGTGCGCTCGCGCGCTCGCGCGCGATCCCGTCGGAGGACGCGTGTTCGGTCGGAGGCAACGGATCCGCATCCTCCGACCGAACAAGCATCCTCCCACGCGAGCCGGCGGCGGGGCGGCGGCAAGCGCGGCCGACGGCGGGCCGGTCGCTTGACGCTCTGCGCGAGCGACGTTAGAACGGAGTCATGGCGAGCAACGGTGCGAAGTGGGTCGCGGGGTACGTCGCGGCGTGGAAGTCCAACGATCCCGGGCAGATCGGAGCGTTGTTCACCGACGACGCACGATATCTCACGAGCCCCGATTCCGAGCCGCGGGTCGGTCGAGACGCGATCGTCGCGGGCTGGCTCGACGACCTCGACGAGCCCGGCTCATGGGCGTTCGACTGGCACATCGTGCATGAAGACGATGGCTTCGTCGTGATCGAGGGGCGCACCGAGTATCCGGCCGACCGCGACTTCCTGAACCTCTGGATCGTGCGTCTCGCCGACGACGGCCGGGCGACCGAGTACACCGAGTGGTACATGCCGAGGCCGCACGAGGGCTGACCCCGTCAGCGCAGCACTTCGACGAGCACGACCCACGCCAGGGTGAGCGCAGAGATGATGCTGAGCATCGCTCCGACCGCCATGGCGATCAGGCCCGCCTCGACCGCGCCCGCCAACACGAGGACGGCGCCGATCAGGAACCCGGCGATCGGAAGCACCCCCAAGAAGCCCTTCGCGATGCGGTCCCGCGTCGGAATGTCGTCTTCCCTGGCCACCACGATGATCACGTGCCACTGGAACACGCCCGCCAGCACCGCGGCGACGAGCACTTCGATGCCGTAGGCGGCGACGGGTTGCCCGGGAACGAGGCCGAAGGCGCTGGCCACGATGGCGAGCACGAGTGCGGCGATCGACGACGCCGCACGCGCCGGCAGCGTCGCCGAGGTCATGATCACGGAGATGTTCACCGACATCGCCACGATCAGGAGTCCGGCCAGCGCGGCCGTCGCGCCGACCATCGCAACGTTGAACTCGGACCACACGTCAAGCGCATCGGACATGACCGCATGTTAGCGGCGTAGAGAAGGGGATGCGAGGATGCGCGGCGGCCTTCACATGGCCGTCACAATGCCGGGCGCACATGTGGGCCGCCGTAAGATGGTCGACGCCGGGTGGATGTTCCCCGGCCCATCCAATCGGGAGTGACCACGTGAGCTTGATCGTGCAGAAGTTCGGCGGATCCTCCGTCGCCGATGCGGAGAGCATCAAGCGGGTCGCCAAGCGCATCGTCGAGGCCCGAAAGGCGGGCAACGACGTCGTCGTGGCGGTCTCCGCGATGGGCGACTCGACCGACGAACTCCTCGACCTCGCGAACGAGGTCACGCCGATCCCGGCGCCGCGCGAGCTCGACATGCTGCTCTCGGCGGGCGAGCGGATCTCGATGGCGCTCCTCGCGATGGCGATCAAGAGCATGGGCCACGATGCGCGTTCGTTCACGGGCAGCCAGGCCGGCATGATCACGGATGCCACGCACGGCGCCGCCCGCATCGTCGACGTCACTCCCGTGCGTCTGCGCGAAGCGCTCGACGACGGCGCGGTCGTCATCGTTGCGGGCTTCCAGGGCTTCAACCGCGACACCCGTGACATCACGACGCTCGGCCGCGGCGGCAGCGACACGACGGCGGTCGCGCTCGCGGCGGCGCTGGGGGCCGACGTGTGCGAGATCTACACCGATGTCGACGGTGTGTTCACCTCCGACCCGCGCATCGTGAAGAAGGCGCGCAAGCTCGACCGCATCACCAGCGAGGAGATGCTCGAGCTCGCGGCATCCGGAGCCAAGGTCCTGCACATCCGAGCCGTGGAATATGCTCGCCGCCACGGCGTGACCCTGCATGTGCGCTCGTCGTTCAACAACAGCGAGGGGACCGTCGTCTACGACCCCGCGCGCCTTCCCGAAGGAGAAGCTGTGGAAGAGTCCGTCATCGCAGGTGTCGCGGTCGATCTCACCGAGGCCAAGATCACGGTCGTCGGCGTGCCCGACAAGCCGGGGGTCGCCGCGAAGATCTTCAAGATCGTCGCAGGCACGGGTGCGAACGTCGACATGATCGTGCAGAACGTCTCGGCGGCCTCGACCGGTCGCACCGACATCTCGTTCACCCTTCCGAAGTCCGACGGCGAGCGTGCGCTCACGGCGCTCGCGGGCTCGCAGGAGGCGATCGGCTTCCTCTCGCTGCAATACGACGACCAGATCGGCAAGCTCTCCCTGGTCGGCGCCGCGATGCGTTCGGCCGCTGGGGTCTCTGCGCGCCTGTTCGAGGCGCTCTACACCGCCGGCATCAACATCGAGATGATCTCGACGAGCGAGATCCGCATCTCCGTCGTGACGCGCGCCGACAGCGTCAACGACGCCGCACGTGCTGTGCACTCGGCGTTCGAGCTCGACGGCGACGACGACGCGATCGTGCACGCGGGCACCGGTCGCTGACTCCTCCGCGGCATCGGCCCGCGACATCCGCCTGCAACACCCGGCCGCGACATCCGGCCGCAACATCCGCCCGCAACATCCGGCCGAAATGTAGGACTTCTCCGCCGTTGTAGGACGCAGTCGCATCAGGGCGTCCTACAAACGAGGAAATGTCCTACAAACTTGAAACAGAGTTGCGTGACCAAACTTGAAACAGAGTTGCGTGACCAAACTTGAAACAGAGTTGCCGTGACGCAACTTGAAACAGAGTTGCCGTGACGCAACTTGAAACAGAGTTGCCGTGACGCATCATGAGCGTGAAGCGAAGAGGATACGAGGAAGAAATGGCTACCAACGGAGTGAACATCGGCGTGGTCGGCGCGACGGGCCAGGTCGGCGCGGTCGTGCGGCGCCTGCTCGAGGAGCGCGACTTCCCGGTCGCCTCGATCCGCTACTTCGCAAGTGCACGCTCTGCCGGGTCGACGCTGCCGTGGAAGGGCGAGGAGATCGTCATCGAAGACGCCTCGACTGCCGACCCGAGCGGCCTCGACATCGCGATCTTCTCCGCCGGCGCGACGCTCTCGAAGGCACAGGCGCCGCGGTTCGCCGCCGCGGGCGTCACGGTCGTCGACAATTCGAGCGGATGGCGCATGGACCCCGAGGTTCCGCTCGTCGTCAGCGAGGTGAATCCGCACGCGATCGACCAGGCGGTGAAGGGCATCATCGCGAACCCGAACTGCACGACCATGGCCGCGATGCCCGTGCTCAAGGTGCTGCACGACGAAGCCGGGCTCGAACGACTCATCGTGAGCACGTACCAGGCGGTCTCGGGTGCCGGTCTCGCCGGCGGCGAAGAGCTCCTCGAGCAGGCGCGGGCCGCGGTCGCTCAGGATGCGATCGGACTCGTACAGGACGGTTCGGCGGTGGAGTTCCCCGCGCCCGAGAAGTTCCCGCGCACGATCGCCTTCGATGTGATCCCGCTGGCGGGTTCGATCGTCGACGACGGCGACCTCGAGACCGATGAAGAGAAGAAGCTCCGCAACGAGAGCCGGAAGATCCTCGAGCTGCCTGGCCTGCGTGTCGCGGGCACTTGCGTGCGCGTGCCGGTCTTCACGGGCCACTCGCTCTCGCTCCACGTCGAGTTCGCGAACGAGATCACGCCCGAGCGTGCGACCGAGCTGCTCGCGGCCGCTCCCGGCGTCGAGCTCTCCGACGTGCCCACGCCGCTGCAGGCGGCCGGCTCCGACCCGAGCTTCGTCGGACGCATCCGCCGCGACCAGTCGGCGCCAGAGGGCAAGGGCCTCGTGCTCTTCGTCTCGAACGACAACCTGCGAAAGGGTGCGGCGCTGAACGCCGTGCAGATCGCGGAGCTCGTCGCCGCGAAGGCGCCCGCGGCGGTCTGAGGAGCGAAGGGCGACGCGAGCGGATGCCTCGGGCGCACCGCCGCCCGCACGACGGAGCACGCGGCTCGGTGAACCTCAGCTCTCGCGGCCGAGGCGTCGCACTGCGGCGTCCTGATGCGCGAGACGCCGGAGGGCGAGGAGCACCGGTTCGTACAACGCGGTGCCGAGCACGGTGTACTCGACGGCGGCGTGGGCGTCCGGCGGCATCCGTTCGAGGTCGAAGTCGGCGAGGTCGCGCGCGGCGGCGCCGTACCGTGCGAGCCGTTCATCGCTGATCGGCAGACCGGCGTCTGCCGCGGCGACGAGCGCGCGCTCGAGCTGGGCGACGGCGGCGAACTCGGGGTCGTAGACCTGCCCGAGCGCCTCGAGCGCAGCGCGCGCCCGAGGGAACGGATCGACCGCATCGACCGGATCGGCGCCGGCCGGCGGCAGCGCACCGACGGCGAGCCCGAGTGCGGCATAGAGATCATCGCCGGGCTCGTCGACGAGCTCGATCACCGCGCGCGCCTGCTGCACGCTCAGACCGACGGGCCCGGTCAGCGCGCGCACGAGCCGGAGCCGGCGTACGTGGCCCGCGTCGTAGCTGGCCTGCGTGGCCGAGGTCACGGTGCCCGGTTGCAAGAGCCCCTCGCGCAGGTAGTACTTGACGGTCGCGACCGGCAGACCCGCCTCGGCGGCGAGTGCGGAGATGCGCATCCCGGCTCCTTGCATTAGATAGTGTCACTCTCTAGTATTGGAGAGTACAACTATCTAACCATGGACAACCGAAAGGACCGGTCATGCCCGCAGACGACGTCATCCTCGTCGGCATCCTGCTGCTCGCCCTCGTCACGGTCGAGAGCGGGGGCTACTTCCTCACCCGGGTGGTGCGCGGATCGGTGCCGGCGAATCGCCTCCAGGCGAACTTCTTCCGCGCCGGCCACGCCCACGCCGCCGTACTGCTCGTGCTCTCGATCGCGATCCTCTCGGTGATCTCGCATGCCGCGCTCGACGGATTCTGGCTCTGGCTCGCGCGGGTCGGTGTCCCGATCGCGGCGATCCTCATGCCGGCGGGGTTCTTCCTCTCGGTGCTCGGCCGTGATCCCGAGAAGCCGGGGCGGCTCATCGTGCTCCTCTGGCTCGGCGTCGTCTCGCTCACGGCGGCGCTCGTGACCGCCGGCGTCGGCCTCATCGCGGGCGGCGTCGCGGCACTCTGAGCGAACGGATGCCTCGGGCGCACCTGCCGCCCGAGGCATCCGCTCGCCTGCGCCCGAAGCGGGGCGCGCCCACGCACAGGGTGCGAGTTCGGGCCGAGCGGCGTAGCGTCAGGCGCATGGCCATTCCCCAGCGCTTCTCGCTCGTCACGCTCGGCGTCGCCGACGTCGAGGCCGCCACGGCGTTCTACCACCGGCTCGGCTGGCGCGAAGCGCCGTCGTCGGTGTCCGGCGAGGTCGTCTTCTTCGCCACGCCGGGCGGCGTGCTCGCCCTGTGGGAGACGGCCGAGCTTGCGAAGGATGCGGCGCTCCCGACCATGCACGCGAACGCCCCCGCCTTCCGCGCCGTCGCCCTCGCGATCAACCTCGATTCGCCCGAAGCGGTCGACGATGCCGTCGGCGACTGGGTGCTCGCGGGCGGCTCGATCTCCAAGGCGGCCGGCCCAACCGAGTGGGGCGGGTACAGCGGCTACGTCGCCGACCCCGACGGCAACCTCTGGGAGCTCGCCCACAACCCGTCGTGGCCGCTCGACGAGCGGGGCCTGCCGATGCTGGGCGGTGCATGAGCGACGCTGGGCGGTGCATGAGCGACGCTGGGCCGCGCATGAGCGACGCTGGTCGGCGCGTGAGCGACGCTGGTCTGGGGCACCATCCGGGGCATCTACACTGGAATCCGTGACTTCAGAGGAAACCGTCGACGTCGTGCTGATCGGCGGGGGCATCATGAGCGCCACGCTCGGCTCCCTGCTCTCGCGACTCCAACCCGACTGGACGATCCGCGTCTACGAACGCCTCGGCGAGGTTGCACAGGAGTCGTCGAACGCGTGGAACAACGCGGGAACCGGTCACGCCGCGCTCTGCGAGCTCAACTACATGCCCGAGCAGCCCGATGGAACCGTCAGCGCGAGCAAAGCCGTCGCGATCAACGAGCAGTTCCAGATCAGCCGGCAGTACTGGTCGTACCTCGTCGAGCAGGGCGCGCTGCCAGAACCGCAGAACTTCATCAACACCGCGCCGCACATGACGTTCGTCAAGGGCAATGCCAACATCGAGTACCTGAAGAAGCGCGTCGCCGCCCTGCGGGAGCAACCGCTCTTCCCCGACCTCGAGTACACCGAAGACCTCGAGCGCATCGCCGAGTGGACTCCGCTCCTCGCGAAGAAGCGCAATCCCAAGGCGCGCGTCGCCGCGACCCGCACGGTCGCCGGTACCGACGTCGACTTCGGTGCTCTCACCACGTTCCTCTTTCGCGACATCGAGACGCGCGGCGCCGAGATCGCCACGAACCACCAGGTCACCCGCCTCAAGCGTCAGAAGAACGGCACGTGGAAGCTCCACCTGCGCCACCTCGTCGGCAACACCCCCAAGGTCGTCAACGCGCGCTTCGTCTTCGTTGGTGCGGGCGGCGGCGCGCTGGCCCTGCTGCAGCATTCGGGCATTCCCGAGATCAAGGGCTTCGGCGGCTTCCCGATCTCGGGCCAGTTCTTCCGTACGACGAACCCCAAACTCGTCGCACAGCACCACGCGAAGGTCTACGGCAAGGCCGCGAAGGGTGCGCCGCCGATGTCGGTGCCGCACCTCGACACCCGGGTCGTCGACGGCGAGACCGCGCTGCTCTTCGGGCCATACGCCGGCTTCACGCCGAAGTTCCTGAAGACCTCGACGTGGTTCGACCTGCCGTTCTCGGTGCGACTGCACAACCTCGGCCCGATGCTGCAGGTCGCGTTCAAGAACTTCGACCTCGTGAAGTACCTCGTCTCGGAGCTGCTCGCCTCACGCGACAAGAAGCTCGCGGCACTTCGCCAGTTCATGCCCACAGCCAAGAGCGAGGACTGGGAGCTCATCACGGCCGGCCAGCGCGTGCAGGTCATGAAGAAAGATCCGGAGAAGGGCGGCGTGCTGCAGTTCGGCACCGAGGTCATCACCGGAGCCGACGGCAGCATCGCGGGCCTGCTCGGCGCCTCGCCCGGCGCATCGACCGCCGCGCCCATCATGCTCGACGTGCTCGGCCGCTGCTTCCCGGGCCGCATGGCCGAGTGGGAGCCCAAGCTGCGCGAGATGATGCCGAGCCACGGCACACTGCTCTCAGGCAACGCGGATGCCGCGGCGACGTCGCTGGCCGAGACCGCGAAGGTGCTCGAACTCACGGCGTAGCACCCGCGCGTGGGGCGTGTTTGTAGGTCGAAGCTGCCTTTGTAGGGCGCCGCAGCGCCGTTGCGTCCTACATCTCCGCCTGCGTCCTACATTCCGCCAAGCCGCGTGCGTAGCACCCGCGCGTGTGCGGCATCCGGCGCGGTGGTTGGTATTCTCGGCGAGCTCTGCTACCGTCGTACCCGCTATGAAGTGAGTACACACCCTCGTCCCGCGCCTGAGGCGCCGTTGACATCGGGTGTGCGCACGGTTCGGGTCTCCGGTTGATCTGGGCATCGTGCTGTTCGCGACGGCATTCGCGCGCACCCGAGCTGCGACGGCAACGCCCGGCGGGATCCTCTCCGCTCCCGGGCGGTCGTCGGCGCCGCGCGCCCGCGTTCCGCCGGCTCGGTGCATCGTGCCGCTGCACGCGCGCCGCGGCATCCGTCGACCGCCCGGGGGCTTTCGCACACAGGGCAAAGGCGTACCGCATGACTGTATCCATCACCCATTCCCACCATCTCCGTGTCGACGGCCTCTCCGTCTCGTATCCCGATCGACGCGTCTTCACCGACCTCGGTTTCGCGGTCGCACCGGGCCAACGCCTCGGACTGATCGGCGAGAACGGCGCCGGCAAGTCCACACTGCTCCGGCTCATCGCCGGCGAATTCGAGCGGGCGGATGCCGCGGCATCGCCCGGCTCGAACGCCGAGACCTCGGGCCGCATCGTGCGGCCGCGGCGCACGTCGCTGCTCGCCCAGGAGCTGCCGTTCGCACCGCAGGAGCGCGTCGGCGAGGTGCTCGAGGCGGCCCTCGCCGAGGTGCGGGCGATCGAACGCGAACTCGACGCCGCGGCGACCGCGCTCGCGAGTGACGCCGCCGAGCCGAGTGACGCGGGCGACCCGGCGGCCGCCCGATACTCCGCCGCGCTCGACGCCGCGGAAGGCGCCGAGGTCTGGAGCGCCGAGGCCCGCCGCGACGAGCTCCTCGAGGGGCTCGGCGTCGGCGATCTCGGCCTCGACCGGCGCATCGTCGAACTCTCGGGGGGTCAGCGCTCGAGGTTCGCGCTCGCAGCCCTGCTGCTGAGCGCCCCCGACGCGCTGCTCCTCGACGAGCCGTCGAACCATCTCGATGACGCCGCGGCGGCGTTTCTCGAGGATCGGCTCCGCGCGTGGCGCGGGCCGGTGGTGTTCGCGAGCCACGACCGCGCGTTTCTCGACCGGGCGGCCACCGGCCTGCTCGACCTCGACCCGGGGCGGGCGGGCGCGCTCGCCCACTCTGCGTCGAGCCACGCCGCATCGACCGCGTCGCGTGATGACGCGCTCGCAGCTTCGGGCGGCACCGTCTTCGGCGGCGGGTTCAGCGAATTCCTCGATGTCAAGGCGAAGGAGCGAGTGCGCTGGCGGCGCCAGTACGACGACGAGCAGTCGGAGTTGAAACAGCTTCGCAGCGATGTCGGCGGCGCCGCTCGTCGCGTCGCCCATGGCCGAGCGGCCACCGACAACGACAAGTTCATCCGCCACTTCAAGGGCGAGAACGTCGATCAGGCGGTCTCGCGCCGAGTGCGCAACGCCGAGCTGCGACTCGCGACGCTCGAGCGCGAGCAGGTGGCGAAGCCGCCGTCGCCCCTGGTGTTCGCCGGCATCCCGTCGGGCTCCCACGCGCTCGAGGAGTCATCCGGTCTGCTCCTGCAGCTGTCGGATGTCGCGGTCGACGGCCGCCTCGCGATCGAGTCGCTGCAGGTTGCTCCGCTCACGCGGCTGCTCGTGACGGGCGCCAACGGCGCGGGCAAGTCGACGCTCCTGAATGTGCTCGCGGGGGCGCAGCGCGTCGACGACGGTCTCGTGCACCGGCGCAAGGGGCTGCGCGTGCAGCTGCTCGAGCAGGACGTGCGCTTCGCCGACCTCGCCACCTCACCTCGGCGTCTCTACGAGCGGGTGCTCGGCGAGCGGCGTGCCCAGCAGGTGCCGCTCGGCGGCCTCGGGCTCATCGCCCCGCGCGACGAGTCGCGCCCGATCGGCGCGCTCTCGGTCGGGCAGCAGCGCCGGCTCGCGCTCGCGCTCGTGATCGCCCGGCCACCGCACGTGTTCCTGCTCGATGAGCCGACGAACCACCTCTCACTGGCCCTCGCGACCGACCTCGAGGAGGCGCTCGGAACCTACCCCGGTGCCGTCGTCATCGCGAGCCACGATCGCTGGCTCCGTCGCCGGTGGTCGGGCGACGAACTCGAGCTCGCCGCGGGCAGCAGGGCGCCGGTCGCGGCGCTCCGATGAAGCGAGCGGATGCCGCGGGGCGCGTGTCGCCGCGGCATCCGCTCACTGCTCATTCGGGCCCGGCCGGCGCCGCCCGCTTGTCGCGCCAGAGCACGACGGCGGCCAGGAACAGGCCGGCAAGCACGGCGATCACCGTCGCGAGCAGGGTCCAGTCGGTCGGATCGGTGCCGCCAGCGAAACTGAGCCCGACCACCACCGTCGAGCCGATCGAGCCCAGCGAGCGCGCCGTCTGGAACAGGCCCGCGGCCTGACCCACGCGATCGGGCGGCGCGGCGACGTAGAGCGACTGGGTGATCGAGATGAGCACGATCCCGTACGGCACGCCGACCGCGGCCATCAGCAGCAGTACGATCCAGGGGCTCGTCGATCCGGCGAGCAGTTGCAGTGCGAGAGCGGATGCCGCGAGCCCGATGCTGCCGGCGACGAGCGCGGTGCGAATACCGCGTCGGTCGATCATGCGCTCGACGACGGGCGCGAGGATGACGGTGAAGGCGGCCAGCGGAAGCATCAGCGCGCCGACCGCGTCGGTGCGGTAGCCCCCGTGGTTCTCGAGGTACTGCGGCACGCCGAACAGTGCGCTGTAGAGCACGAGGTTCGCCAGGATGAACGTCACGTACACGCGGATGAGCGGAAGGTTGTCGCCGAGCAGGCGCAGATCCATGAACGGCGTGGTGCACGTCAGCTCACGCCACGCGAAGAGCGAGCCCGCGATGATCGCGGCCACGAGGAACCACCAGTTCGGGTCGGTCGCGATGTCGAGCAGGAACAGCAGGAGCGTCACGACCGTTGCGGCGAACAGGATGATGCCCGGCAGGTCGGACTCGGCAACCGTTCGTCGCAGGGGAACATGCTCGCGCGCTGCGTCGCGCGGAGCAAGCACACGAGTCGCGAGGATCGCGAGGGCCGCGAGCGGCACGTTGACCCAGAAGATCGCCTCCCAGCCGAACGCCGTGATCAGCAGTCCGCCGAGCACCGGGCCGACGGCCGCCGAGCTCGTGTCGACGAGCTGAATGCGCGCGATCATCTTCGGCGCGCTC encodes:
- a CDS encoding ABC-F family ATP-binding cassette domain-containing protein — encoded protein: MTVSITHSHHLRVDGLSVSYPDRRVFTDLGFAVAPGQRLGLIGENGAGKSTLLRLIAGEFERADAAASPGSNAETSGRIVRPRRTSLLAQELPFAPQERVGEVLEAALAEVRAIERELDAAATALASDAAEPSDAGDPAAARYSAALDAAEGAEVWSAEARRDELLEGLGVGDLGLDRRIVELSGGQRSRFALAALLLSAPDALLLDEPSNHLDDAAAAFLEDRLRAWRGPVVFASHDRAFLDRAATGLLDLDPGRAGALAHSASSHAASTASRDDALAASGGTVFGGGFSEFLDVKAKERVRWRRQYDDEQSELKQLRSDVGGAARRVAHGRAATDNDKFIRHFKGENVDQAVSRRVRNAELRLATLEREQVAKPPSPLVFAGIPSGSHALEESSGLLLQLSDVAVDGRLAIESLQVAPLTRLLVTGANGAGKSTLLNVLAGAQRVDDGLVHRRKGLRVQLLEQDVRFADLATSPRRLYERVLGERRAQQVPLGGLGLIAPRDESRPIGALSVGQQRRLALALVIARPPHVFLLDEPTNHLSLALATDLEEALGTYPGAVVIASHDRWLRRRWSGDELELAAGSRAPVAALR
- a CDS encoding nuclear transport factor 2 family protein, producing the protein MASNGAKWVAGYVAAWKSNDPGQIGALFTDDARYLTSPDSEPRVGRDAIVAGWLDDLDEPGSWAFDWHIVHEDDGFVVIEGRTEYPADRDFLNLWIVRLADDGRATEYTEWYMPRPHEG
- a CDS encoding malate:quinone oxidoreductase, coding for MSATLGSLLSRLQPDWTIRVYERLGEVAQESSNAWNNAGTGHAALCELNYMPEQPDGTVSASKAVAINEQFQISRQYWSYLVEQGALPEPQNFINTAPHMTFVKGNANIEYLKKRVAALREQPLFPDLEYTEDLERIAEWTPLLAKKRNPKARVAATRTVAGTDVDFGALTTFLFRDIETRGAEIATNHQVTRLKRQKNGTWKLHLRHLVGNTPKVVNARFVFVGAGGGALALLQHSGIPEIKGFGGFPISGQFFRTTNPKLVAQHHAKVYGKAAKGAPPMSVPHLDTRVVDGETALLFGPYAGFTPKFLKTSTWFDLPFSVRLHNLGPMLQVAFKNFDLVKYLVSELLASRDKKLAALRQFMPTAKSEDWELITAGQRVQVMKKDPEKGGVLQFGTEVITGADGSIAGLLGASPGASTAAPIMLDVLGRCFPGRMAEWEPKLREMMPSHGTLLSGNADAAATSLAETAKVLELTA
- a CDS encoding aspartate-semialdehyde dehydrogenase; the encoded protein is MATNGVNIGVVGATGQVGAVVRRLLEERDFPVASIRYFASARSAGSTLPWKGEEIVIEDASTADPSGLDIAIFSAGATLSKAQAPRFAAAGVTVVDNSSGWRMDPEVPLVVSEVNPHAIDQAVKGIIANPNCTTMAAMPVLKVLHDEAGLERLIVSTYQAVSGAGLAGGEELLEQARAAVAQDAIGLVQDGSAVEFPAPEKFPRTIAFDVIPLAGSIVDDGDLETDEEKKLRNESRKILELPGLRVAGTCVRVPVFTGHSLSLHVEFANEITPERATELLAAAPGVELSDVPTPLQAAGSDPSFVGRIRRDQSAPEGKGLVLFVSNDNLRKGAALNAVQIAELVAAKAPAAV
- a CDS encoding aspartate kinase gives rise to the protein MSLIVQKFGGSSVADAESIKRVAKRIVEARKAGNDVVVAVSAMGDSTDELLDLANEVTPIPAPRELDMLLSAGERISMALLAMAIKSMGHDARSFTGSQAGMITDATHGAARIVDVTPVRLREALDDGAVVIVAGFQGFNRDTRDITTLGRGGSDTTAVALAAALGADVCEIYTDVDGVFTSDPRIVKKARKLDRITSEEMLELAASGAKVLHIRAVEYARRHGVTLHVRSSFNNSEGTVVYDPARLPEGEAVEESVIAGVAVDLTEAKITVVGVPDKPGVAAKIFKIVAGTGANVDMIVQNVSAASTGRTDISFTLPKSDGERALTALAGSQEAIGFLSLQYDDQIGKLSLVGAAMRSAAGVSARLFEALYTAGINIEMISTSEIRISVVTRADSVNDAARAVHSAFELDGDDDAIVHAGTGR
- a CDS encoding VOC family protein, with product MAIPQRFSLVTLGVADVEAATAFYHRLGWREAPSSVSGEVVFFATPGGVLALWETAELAKDAALPTMHANAPAFRAVALAINLDSPEAVDDAVGDWVLAGGSISKAAGPTEWGGYSGYVADPDGNLWELAHNPSWPLDERGLPMLGGA
- a CDS encoding MFS transporter encodes the protein MSQRRSDPAAPAARADWTIAALCTGTTLSAVNSGMVAVALVTLQREFSVDVATVTWVITAFYLTSAVLQPVMGRIADRYGPRRVFTIGLAIVAVAGALGPFAPAFGWVVAVRVLLAVGTSTTFPSAAAMLRSIAATSTLSAPKMIARIQLVDTSSAAVGPVLGGLLITAFGWEAIFWVNVPLAALAILATRVLAPRDAAREHVPLRRTVAESDLPGIILFAATVVTLLLFLLDIATDPNWWFLVAAIIAGSLFAWRELTCTTPFMDLRLLGDNLPLIRVYVTFILANLVLYSALFGVPQYLENHGGYRTDAVGALMLPLAAFTVILAPVVERMIDRRGIRTALVAGSIGLAASALALQLLAGSTSPWIVLLLMAAVGVPYGIVLISITQSLYVAAPPDRVGQAAGLFQTARSLGSIGSTVVVGLSFAGGTDPTDWTLLATVIAVLAGLFLAAVVLWRDKRAAPAGPE
- a CDS encoding MerR family transcriptional regulator, which produces MRISALAAEAGLPVATVKYYLREGLLQPGTVTSATQASYDAGHVRRLRLVRALTGPVGLSVQQARAVIELVDEPGDDLYAALGLAVGALPPAGADPVDAVDPFPRARAALEALGQVYDPEFAAVAQLERALVAAADAGLPISDERLARYGAAARDLADFDLERMPPDAHAAVEYTVLGTALYEPVLLALRRLAHQDAAVRRLGRES